The Geoglobus acetivorans genome window below encodes:
- a CDS encoding transporter substrate-binding domain-containing protein codes for MKPAFLTLILLIFLILPVTAVDVKVGVYNNPPLVFYENGEAKGLFIDILEYVAKKEGWKIEYVHSTFPVLLDKLQKGEIDLMPDVAYSQERAETLSFGNETVISNWGVVCGRSGIDSILDLDGLTIAGVKDDVYFENLKELTRSFGLECDFVDVVGDYGDVLEAVKNKKADVGVVSRLFGEMYCKKYGLKMTPIVFSPVELKFASPKGKEHLLRAIDFHLAELKNNSGSIYYSSLDKWVGGYEEEEIPKWVYIGFSILAVVSIFALYKEYYIKKELKKRERQLIRAYRLLKRISRINELMLKEKDLDTLVRKSVDVLGDYLNVMVVVFSDDGVVAYGGGARTIKSREDLSKYLCIKGALDSMQMRHYPPERHPRNCPHVDAGGRFHSYVFPMMYEGKIRGVMAIQSKSRLTGREVRLLETLAEDIAFAVHSIEVEREKDLVLKQLDKNIRHMMTLVDRIRNPLTAIRGFSEMFCQNVFEKVDVQIERILDIVRKVEESWEESENLKERLKKTR; via the coding sequence ATGAAGCCAGCCTTCCTCACACTCATCCTCCTGATTTTTCTTATCCTGCCTGTAACCGCCGTAGATGTTAAAGTAGGCGTTTACAACAACCCTCCTTTGGTATTCTATGAGAATGGTGAGGCTAAGGGTCTGTTCATAGATATTCTTGAATATGTGGCAAAGAAGGAGGGCTGGAAAATAGAGTACGTTCACTCCACCTTTCCCGTACTGCTCGACAAGCTTCAGAAGGGAGAGATTGATCTGATGCCCGATGTTGCCTACTCGCAGGAGAGAGCAGAAACCCTGAGCTTCGGCAATGAAACGGTAATCTCCAACTGGGGCGTGGTTTGTGGCAGGTCCGGGATTGATTCCATTCTCGACCTCGATGGGCTGACAATTGCGGGTGTTAAAGATGACGTATATTTTGAGAATCTGAAGGAACTGACCAGGTCTTTTGGGCTGGAATGCGACTTTGTTGACGTTGTTGGGGATTACGGGGACGTTCTCGAGGCTGTGAAGAACAAAAAGGCTGATGTGGGGGTAGTATCGCGGCTGTTTGGGGAGATGTACTGCAAGAAGTACGGTCTGAAGATGACACCCATCGTCTTCTCACCGGTTGAGCTGAAATTCGCATCACCCAAAGGCAAAGAGCATCTGCTCAGGGCGATAGATTTCCACCTCGCCGAGCTGAAAAACAATAGCGGTTCCATATATTATTCGAGTCTCGATAAATGGGTTGGCGGTTATGAGGAGGAAGAGATACCGAAGTGGGTATACATCGGGTTCTCGATACTCGCAGTCGTTTCGATTTTTGCCCTTTACAAGGAATATTACATAAAAAAGGAGCTGAAGAAGAGGGAGAGGCAGCTCATCAGAGCCTACAGGCTTCTGAAAAGAATTAGCAGAATTAATGAGCTGATGCTCAAGGAAAAAGACCTGGATACGCTTGTTAGAAAATCTGTAGATGTGCTTGGAGACTACCTTAACGTAATGGTGGTGGTTTTTTCAGACGATGGTGTTGTGGCTTACGGAGGTGGGGCGAGAACCATAAAAAGCCGGGAAGACCTTTCAAAGTATCTCTGTATCAAGGGGGCACTGGACTCAATGCAAATGCGCCATTACCCTCCCGAGAGGCATCCAAGAAACTGTCCGCATGTTGATGCGGGTGGCAGATTTCACAGCTACGTGTTCCCCATGATGTATGAAGGCAAAATCAGGGGCGTGATGGCGATACAGAGTAAATCGAGACTTACGGGCAGAGAGGTCAGACTGCTGGAGACCCTTGCCGAGGATATCGCTTTTGCCGTACACAGTATAGAGGTGGAAAGGGAGAAAGATCTCGTTCTGAAACAGCTCGATAAGAACATACGACACATGATGACTCTTGTGGACCGAATAAGAAACCCGCTCACCGCAATCAGAGGTTTTTCTGAAATGTTCTGTCAGAATGTTTTCGAGAAGGTCGATGTGCAGATTGAGAGGATTCTGGATATTGTGAGGAAGGTTGAGGAGAGCTGGGAGGAGTCGGAGAATCTGAAGGAGAGGCTGAAAAAGACCAGGTAA
- a CDS encoding ATP-binding cassette domain-containing protein yields the protein MLEVREVQKALGDFRLGKISFTANRGEIFGILGPNGAGKTTTLRIVAGILKPDSGEVTFSGKSPEEVRDSIGYLPEERGLYRKWKVREVLRYFSELKGNSADTDYWLERFGLTEHAGKRVDELSKGMQQKVQLIVAIQHDPDLLILDEPFSGLDAVNINLVMELVREMRERGRCVVISTHILNLAERLCDRVLLINKGMEILSGSIDELSGDEICEVEYVRDGRVVKEITDRSLRELLDLGYDIVSYRRRRPSLEEIFLKEVGR from the coding sequence ATGCTTGAGGTAAGGGAAGTGCAGAAAGCCCTCGGAGATTTTCGCCTGGGGAAGATATCCTTCACAGCAAACAGAGGAGAAATTTTCGGCATCCTTGGACCGAACGGAGCTGGAAAAACAACAACCCTGAGAATTGTGGCCGGAATTCTGAAGCCAGATTCGGGAGAGGTCACGTTCTCAGGAAAAAGTCCCGAAGAGGTCAGAGATTCGATTGGATATCTGCCGGAAGAGAGAGGACTTTACAGAAAGTGGAAGGTCAGAGAGGTTCTGAGATATTTTTCGGAGCTTAAAGGCAACAGTGCTGACACAGACTACTGGCTCGAGAGGTTTGGGCTTACAGAACATGCCGGCAAAAGAGTAGATGAGCTCTCAAAAGGAATGCAGCAGAAGGTTCAGCTGATAGTCGCCATACAGCACGATCCGGATTTGCTCATACTGGACGAGCCCTTCTCTGGACTTGATGCAGTGAACATAAACCTCGTCATGGAACTCGTGCGGGAGATGAGGGAGAGGGGCAGGTGTGTGGTGATCTCCACCCACATCCTCAATCTTGCCGAAAGACTGTGTGACAGAGTTCTGCTGATCAACAAGGGCATGGAAATCCTCTCCGGCAGTATAGACGAGCTTTCCGGTGATGAAATTTGCGAGGTGGAGTACGTCAGGGATGGGAGAGTCGTGAAGGAGATCACGGACAGAAGCCTGAGGGAGCTGCTCGATTTGGGGTATGACATCGTGTCGTACAGGAGGCGAAGGCCGTCGCTGGAAGAGATCTTCCTGAAGGAGGTTGGAAGATGA
- a CDS encoding ABC transporter permease, which produces MRKAIIVAKQEIRVNVRRKGFILGVVGLPLLILASFFIPLLFIENLTLPEVFKAGVVDKAGILNQSEILVSKEEKAPLNVSKKMRVVFVKFDSRDDAERAFQDGEIDAYYVIPENFEETFTILRKSRGLVNADEVLEQTIARNYGDVAYRFAVGVSFEDIGKGGKELDFLAAMFLPLLLFVAIFSSSGYLMQGIVEEKENRVMEVLLSSASPDEVFAGKFIGSAVTGLMQASVWLALAGFASTILAFMKLISLSAILVSIVYFILGYLLYASILSAIASVSSTLKEAQQATSAIVFVGIFPALFLGQMISLNPDAQVFKAIALFPLTAPALMPSLYLSGSASIADVVAGMLLLLATSIIMLKLSAKVFRFYALTYTKPHWKEVLRSVIKVRGE; this is translated from the coding sequence ATGAGAAAAGCCATTATCGTGGCAAAGCAGGAGATCAGGGTAAACGTGAGGAGAAAAGGGTTCATACTCGGAGTGGTGGGGCTGCCACTACTGATTCTGGCGTCCTTTTTCATTCCTCTGCTATTCATAGAGAATCTGACGCTGCCAGAAGTCTTCAAAGCTGGCGTTGTGGATAAAGCCGGAATATTAAATCAAAGCGAAATTCTCGTTAGTAAAGAAGAAAAAGCGCCCCTGAACGTCTCGAAAAAAATGAGAGTCGTTTTCGTGAAGTTTGACAGCAGGGATGATGCTGAAAGGGCGTTTCAGGACGGGGAGATCGACGCCTACTATGTGATTCCAGAGAACTTTGAGGAAACTTTCACCATACTCAGGAAAAGCCGTGGACTTGTAAACGCCGACGAAGTCCTTGAGCAGACCATTGCAAGGAATTATGGAGATGTCGCCTACAGGTTTGCTGTGGGAGTGAGCTTTGAGGATATTGGCAAGGGCGGGAAAGAGCTGGACTTTCTGGCAGCAATGTTCCTCCCCCTCCTGCTGTTCGTGGCAATCTTCTCCTCCTCAGGATACCTGATGCAGGGCATAGTCGAGGAAAAGGAAAACAGAGTGATGGAGGTACTGCTGTCCTCAGCCTCGCCTGATGAGGTCTTTGCCGGGAAGTTCATCGGCAGTGCCGTTACAGGACTGATGCAGGCATCGGTATGGCTTGCGCTTGCAGGTTTCGCCTCCACAATCCTTGCCTTCATGAAGCTCATCAGTCTCTCGGCAATACTTGTGTCAATCGTGTACTTCATCCTCGGCTACCTCCTTTACGCGTCAATCCTTTCCGCCATAGCATCAGTCTCCAGCACCTTAAAGGAGGCCCAGCAGGCCACGTCAGCCATAGTCTTTGTCGGCATCTTCCCTGCACTGTTTCTTGGACAGATGATTTCGTTAAACCCGGATGCACAGGTCTTCAAGGCAATCGCCCTCTTCCCGCTGACAGCTCCGGCGCTCATGCCCTCGCTCTACCTCTCGGGCTCAGCGTCCATAGCCGATGTTGTGGCAGGGATGCTGTTGCTGCTCGCCACCTCGATCATAATGCTGAAGCTCTCTGCGAAGGTGTTCAGGTTTTATGCCCTGACATACACGAAACCCCACTGGAAAGAAGTTCTCAGGAGTGTCATTAAAGTTCGCGGAGAGTAG
- a CDS encoding AMP-binding protein has translation MYWNSFVETMPKSDLKELQERKLRSLVNYVYEYSPFYRKTFKEAGIHPADFKGLSDLHRLPFTKKQDLRDNYPTGMFAVPLSHVVRFHASSGTTGKPTVVGYTQNDLNVWVESLARSLVASGVRREDVMQIAYGYGLFTGGLGFHYAGERIGAAVIPISAGNTARQIELMKDLNTTVIACTPSYMLYLAEQAEEMGVDIASDTKLRMGIFGAEPWSEETRKRIENKTGIEAYDVYGTSELSGPLFTECEEKNGIHIWGDHFLIEVIDPETGEQVGEGEKGELVITTLSKEALPLIRWRTGDITVLEEEKCACGRTHPRIMRILGRADDMIIVRGVNVFPSQIEHVLMQVPEVGEHYMIILERAENGLDVMTIHVELSERAKIDRTSDILELEKKISERLKSVLNVWARVEVVNPGTLQRFEGKAKRVIDRRRI, from the coding sequence ATGTACTGGAATTCCTTTGTTGAAACGATGCCTAAGAGCGATCTTAAAGAACTTCAGGAACGGAAGCTCAGGTCTCTTGTGAATTACGTTTATGAATACTCTCCGTTTTACAGAAAAACGTTCAAAGAGGCAGGAATACATCCGGCGGATTTTAAAGGTCTTTCAGACCTGCACAGATTGCCCTTCACGAAAAAGCAGGATTTGAGGGACAACTATCCCACCGGTATGTTTGCCGTCCCGCTCTCACATGTTGTGAGGTTCCACGCCTCAAGCGGAACCACGGGAAAACCAACAGTTGTGGGATACACTCAGAATGATCTGAACGTCTGGGTGGAGAGCCTTGCAAGAAGTCTCGTAGCCAGTGGAGTCAGAAGAGAGGACGTTATGCAAATCGCCTACGGTTATGGACTATTCACCGGAGGGCTGGGATTCCACTATGCTGGGGAGAGGATAGGTGCTGCCGTGATTCCAATCTCAGCGGGAAACACTGCAAGGCAGATTGAGCTTATGAAGGACCTGAATACGACAGTGATAGCCTGCACGCCATCGTACATGCTCTATCTTGCTGAGCAGGCTGAAGAGATGGGAGTGGATATTGCGAGCGACACCAAGCTCAGAATGGGCATATTCGGTGCGGAACCCTGGAGTGAGGAGACCAGGAAGAGGATCGAAAACAAAACCGGAATTGAAGCTTATGATGTTTACGGGACTTCTGAGCTCAGTGGGCCGCTGTTCACAGAATGTGAGGAGAAAAACGGAATACACATCTGGGGAGATCACTTTCTGATAGAGGTTATAGATCCAGAGACCGGGGAACAGGTGGGTGAGGGCGAAAAGGGTGAGCTTGTGATAACCACGCTGAGCAAGGAAGCTCTGCCTCTGATAAGGTGGAGGACGGGAGATATAACTGTCCTTGAGGAGGAAAAATGTGCATGTGGAAGAACCCATCCGAGAATAATGAGGATTCTCGGCAGGGCGGACGACATGATAATTGTCAGAGGAGTCAATGTCTTTCCAAGCCAGATAGAGCATGTTCTCATGCAGGTTCCTGAAGTGGGTGAGCATTACATGATAATCCTCGAGAGGGCTGAGAATGGGCTTGATGTGATGACCATACATGTTGAACTGAGCGAGAGGGCAAAAATTGACAGGACTTCTGACATCCTCGAGCTTGAAAAGAAAATCTCCGAAAGGCTGAAAAGCGTTCTGAATGTTTGGGCCAGGGTTGAAGTTGTGAACCCCGGAACACTTCAGAGGTTTGAGGGCAAGGCCAAGAGAGTGATTGACAGAAGAAGAATCTGA